In a single window of the Tellurirhabdus bombi genome:
- a CDS encoding SUMF1/EgtB/PvdO family nonheme iron enzyme produces the protein MNRKQPLRSIAVLLAFTVAFAACKSKHPTSVKPGKESTATGIAYNQKDGFQVAKYKGQSAGPNLVFVEGGRFTMGALEEDVMNSRDNRERTVSIQSFYMDETEIANLHYLEYLNAIQKDSSEEVYTRALPDTNVWTHPLSYNDPYVTQYLRFPGFRYYPVVGVSWVQANDYSIWRTNAVNANLAGKSNSSKKGFSLKRKKKGEVDGAEQAPAEQEVKNSQSNYALESGTILPNYRLPSEAEWEYAAKALIGTQYLDENQSNQRIYPWDGSSVRNAQRGRKQGQMLANFKRGRGDYAGIAGKSNDGAIITQEIYEYPPNDFGLYNMAGNVNEWVYDVYRPLSYQDVNDLNPLRRNGYLDEEKNYDSKNSNSLINDKVRVYKGGSWSDVSYWLSPGTRRFMDQDSATATIGFRCAMIAGGRNK, from the coding sequence ATGAATCGAAAGCAACCGTTACGTTCTATTGCCGTTTTATTGGCCTTCACCGTAGCGTTCGCTGCGTGTAAGAGTAAACACCCAACGAGCGTTAAGCCGGGTAAAGAAAGTACGGCCACGGGCATCGCTTATAACCAGAAAGATGGTTTTCAGGTCGCGAAATACAAAGGACAATCGGCAGGTCCAAACCTTGTATTCGTTGAAGGTGGCCGGTTCACGATGGGAGCCCTGGAAGAAGATGTGATGAACTCGCGCGATAACCGCGAGCGGACGGTAAGTATTCAATCGTTCTATATGGACGAAACTGAAATTGCCAACCTTCACTACCTGGAGTATCTGAACGCGATTCAGAAAGATTCATCGGAAGAAGTTTATACGCGGGCTTTACCAGATACAAACGTATGGACGCATCCACTTTCGTATAACGACCCTTACGTGACGCAGTATCTGCGTTTCCCTGGCTTCCGTTATTATCCGGTAGTTGGTGTATCGTGGGTTCAGGCAAACGATTATTCGATCTGGCGGACGAATGCTGTAAACGCAAACCTGGCCGGAAAGTCTAATTCGTCGAAGAAAGGTTTTTCACTGAAACGGAAGAAAAAAGGCGAAGTTGATGGTGCAGAACAAGCTCCTGCGGAACAGGAAGTTAAAAACTCTCAATCAAACTACGCTCTGGAAAGCGGTACAATTTTACCAAACTACCGTCTGCCATCTGAAGCAGAATGGGAATATGCGGCCAAAGCATTGATCGGTACTCAGTATTTGGATGAAAATCAATCCAATCAGCGTATTTATCCATGGGACGGTTCATCGGTACGGAATGCACAACGCGGCCGGAAGCAAGGACAAATGCTGGCAAACTTCAAACGCGGTCGTGGTGACTACGCTGGTATCGCCGGAAAATCAAACGATGGTGCCATTATCACCCAGGAAATTTACGAATATCCGCCAAACGACTTCGGTCTTTACAACATGGCTGGTAACGTTAACGAGTGGGTATATGACGTTTATCGTCCACTATCGTATCAAGATGTGAACGATTTGAACCCGCTGCGTCGGAATGGTTATTTGGACGAAGAAAAAAATTACGACAGCAAGAACAGCAACTCACTGATCAACGATAAAGTTCGTGTTTATAAAGGTGGTTCTTGGTCTGATGTATCGTATTGGTTGTCGCCAGGTACACGCCGTTTCATGGATCAGGATTCAGCTACTGCTACCATTGGTTTCCGTTGCGCCATGATTGCTGGAGGGCGGAACAAGTAA
- a CDS encoding ComF family protein — MTLSPIRRVWQHFLDLLFPQLCLLCKDGLQAGEPLVCTNCRLSLPETGEHRQAINSKLTLFAGKVPIQFVYSFLFFTKKGKVQQLIHALKYRGEKEVGLLMGNWYGHQLREARMLQHDIDLIIGVPLHPTRLRQRGYNQSDWFAKGLSEMLGISWSYNTLIRNRYTLSQTGMNRISRWENVSQVFSVKDKARVQNKRILLVDDVLTTGATLEACATALLAAGAQSIGIITIAATR; from the coding sequence ATGACGCTTAGCCCAATCAGAAGAGTATGGCAACATTTTCTCGACCTGCTTTTCCCGCAACTATGTCTGCTGTGCAAAGATGGCTTGCAGGCTGGTGAACCACTAGTCTGCACCAACTGCCGATTAAGTTTGCCCGAGACAGGTGAACATCGACAAGCTATAAATTCGAAGTTGACTCTTTTCGCGGGCAAAGTGCCTATTCAATTCGTTTATTCGTTCTTATTTTTCACCAAAAAAGGCAAGGTGCAGCAACTTATACACGCCTTAAAATACCGGGGCGAGAAAGAAGTCGGCCTGTTAATGGGCAACTGGTACGGTCATCAATTGCGCGAAGCGCGAATGCTACAGCATGACATTGACCTGATTATTGGGGTTCCTCTCCACCCAACCCGTCTTCGGCAAAGAGGCTACAATCAAAGCGACTGGTTTGCTAAAGGACTATCAGAGATGCTTGGTATCTCCTGGAGTTATAATACGCTGATACGAAATCGGTACACGCTTAGCCAGACCGGAATGAACCGAATATCCCGCTGGGAAAACGTAAGCCAAGTATTTAGTGTGAAAGATAAAGCTCGCGTTCAAAACAAACGAATCCTGCTCGTTGACGACGTCTTAACCACGGGTGCAACTTTAGAAGCCTGCGCTACAGCTTTACTAGCTGCCGGAGCACAATCGATTGGGATTATAACAATAGCGGCCACCCGATAA
- a CDS encoding DUF4175 family protein has product MQTNNSIQTLLSRVEEYKKKYYLNQLAKGAIFFLAFTLCIYLFTNTAEYFGRFGSPVRGALFFGSLAILAAGLYYWIINPLIHLYGLKRQLSDEEAAQQIGQYFPEVGDKLLNTLQLSAITQQQTDLLQASLSQRSNQLLIVRFADAIHIEKNRRFLKFVVIPAAVIGMILMFYPTLLTSSSKRIVQYDEEFAEEAPFQFAIQNKTLQAFRNEDFTLDLKLSGNSLPENVYLVSNKTRFKLSETGKGQYAYTFDNVQRDVPFYFEASGYKSAGYKLNIIERPGLLSFDVSLVYPAYLNKPSEQLSNVGNLLVPEGTTVTWRFAASNTDSIRIKFSDEASNRFADKQSSDEFEVSRMVKRSSLYSVFLKNKVAGNRDNIQYSVNVVPDKFPQVSLENFRDTTFFNYVMLGGTITDDYGFSNLKVQYKVIRAGQPAPERFQARAVPFNKSAATQNFYYQWNLDTLKMQPGDRLEYFVQVWDNDAVNGFKSGRSTFAQFAVPDKDKLEQDANKSAEQTEKQMDKTLAKTQQLKRDLNALENRLQTKKNLDFQDKKQAEDLIKKREEIMQELKQLQEQNRINNEKQQRFNNQNPEMMQKFEQLQKLMNELMDPETQKLYDELKKMLEQKQDDRMIDMLDKLKNKEKNLEKELERALELFKQLQLEQKMENAIKDLDQQAEKQEKLAEKTEKQTKGNENKNNKDDKSAKDNKENKDNKNNQDNKNNQDKKDGQEDKSNQDKKESKTNEELKKQQDELKKQFEKTKEELKNLEKMAEEMKDNQKPDTHEELQQDISNQQEQSQQELEKEQNDKASKAQKKAAQQMRKLSEQLQQQMQSSEEEEMSENMDDLRDILENLLTLSHDQERVMKDFRGVSLQDPRFIKLAQEQLKLQDDAKIIEDSLYALAKRVLQIQSFVTRELNSMKSYMDESAKYIKERRLNTATSKQQFAMTSINNLALMLSDVFKQMQQQMSQASQSGTGKGKSKKKGSGNKPSMSKMQQEMNERMKQMTQGGKGGRGLSEELSRLAAEQAMIRKMLKEIQDAQKGTEMGKKMNGELQELMEKMDETETDLVNKRVNQKTLNRQQDVLTRLLESEKAMKEQEEDMQRKSETAKPVFRKPPPQFENLVKDRQRQVELLRSVPPSLTPFYKREVDSYLKKLR; this is encoded by the coding sequence ATGCAGACCAATAATTCAATCCAGACGCTTTTATCGCGCGTTGAAGAATACAAGAAAAAATACTACCTGAATCAACTGGCTAAGGGAGCGATTTTCTTTTTGGCGTTTACTCTTTGTATTTACTTATTTACCAATACAGCTGAATATTTTGGTCGCTTCGGTTCTCCCGTGCGTGGGGCGCTGTTTTTTGGTTCATTGGCTATTCTGGCGGCTGGCTTGTATTACTGGATCATCAATCCGCTGATTCACTTATATGGCCTGAAGCGGCAGCTTTCTGATGAAGAAGCGGCCCAGCAGATCGGGCAGTATTTTCCAGAGGTAGGGGATAAGTTACTAAACACGCTCCAACTCAGCGCGATTACTCAACAGCAAACCGATTTGTTGCAGGCTAGCCTAAGCCAACGCTCCAACCAGCTCTTGATTGTACGCTTTGCGGATGCCATTCACATTGAGAAAAACCGGCGTTTTCTCAAATTTGTTGTGATCCCAGCTGCTGTCATTGGCATGATTTTGATGTTTTATCCAACCCTATTGACTAGCTCGTCCAAGCGCATTGTGCAGTATGATGAGGAGTTTGCGGAGGAAGCGCCATTTCAGTTTGCCATTCAGAACAAGACGTTACAGGCATTTCGCAATGAGGATTTCACTTTAGATTTAAAGCTTTCCGGGAATTCTTTACCCGAGAACGTTTATCTTGTTTCCAATAAAACGCGATTTAAACTTAGTGAAACAGGTAAGGGTCAATATGCATACACCTTTGATAATGTGCAGCGAGACGTTCCTTTTTACTTTGAAGCATCTGGTTATAAGTCAGCTGGTTATAAGCTAAATATAATTGAACGCCCCGGACTGCTGTCTTTTGACGTGAGCTTGGTCTATCCTGCTTATTTGAATAAACCATCCGAGCAACTCTCCAACGTAGGGAACCTACTTGTTCCAGAAGGAACGACGGTTACCTGGCGATTTGCTGCTTCTAACACAGATTCTATTCGCATAAAATTCAGCGACGAAGCGAGTAATCGCTTTGCTGATAAGCAGTCTTCTGACGAATTTGAAGTAAGTCGGATGGTAAAGCGCTCTTCGCTTTATTCTGTTTTTCTGAAAAATAAAGTGGCCGGAAATCGGGATAATATCCAGTATAGTGTGAATGTAGTGCCTGATAAGTTCCCTCAAGTTTCGCTCGAGAACTTCCGTGATACGACCTTTTTCAACTATGTCATGCTGGGTGGTACCATTACAGATGACTATGGCTTTTCAAACTTAAAGGTACAGTACAAGGTAATTCGCGCCGGCCAGCCTGCGCCGGAGCGTTTTCAGGCACGGGCCGTTCCGTTCAACAAATCAGCGGCTACCCAGAATTTTTACTACCAGTGGAATCTGGATACCCTCAAGATGCAGCCTGGCGACCGTCTGGAATACTTTGTTCAAGTTTGGGATAACGATGCAGTTAACGGATTTAAGAGCGGACGATCCACTTTTGCGCAGTTTGCCGTCCCTGACAAGGATAAACTAGAGCAGGATGCGAATAAATCTGCAGAGCAAACAGAAAAGCAGATGGATAAAACGCTGGCAAAAACACAGCAATTAAAGCGTGATTTGAATGCGTTAGAAAACCGTCTACAAACGAAAAAGAACCTCGATTTTCAAGATAAAAAGCAAGCAGAAGACCTGATTAAAAAGCGGGAAGAGATTATGCAGGAGCTTAAGCAACTGCAAGAACAGAACCGCATTAATAACGAAAAGCAACAGCGGTTCAATAACCAGAATCCAGAAATGATGCAGAAGTTTGAGCAATTGCAAAAACTGATGAATGAATTAATGGATCCTGAAACGCAAAAGCTTTATGACGAACTGAAGAAAATGCTTGAGCAAAAGCAGGATGATCGCATGATCGATATGCTGGACAAGCTAAAGAACAAAGAGAAGAACCTGGAAAAAGAACTTGAGCGCGCCTTAGAACTTTTCAAGCAATTGCAGCTGGAACAAAAGATGGAAAACGCCATCAAGGATTTGGATCAGCAGGCGGAAAAGCAGGAGAAATTGGCCGAGAAGACTGAGAAACAAACCAAGGGTAACGAAAACAAAAATAACAAAGACGATAAATCAGCTAAGGACAATAAAGAAAACAAAGACAATAAGAACAATCAGGATAATAAAAACAATCAGGACAAAAAGGACGGTCAGGAAGATAAAAGTAATCAGGATAAAAAGGAGAGCAAGACGAATGAAGAGCTGAAAAAGCAGCAGGATGAACTGAAAAAGCAGTTCGAAAAGACGAAAGAAGAACTGAAGAACCTGGAGAAAATGGCTGAAGAGATGAAAGATAATCAGAAGCCTGATACGCATGAAGAGCTCCAGCAGGACATCAGTAACCAGCAGGAGCAAAGCCAGCAGGAGCTCGAAAAAGAGCAGAATGATAAAGCGTCAAAAGCGCAGAAAAAAGCGGCTCAGCAAATGCGTAAGCTAAGTGAACAATTGCAGCAGCAAATGCAATCGTCGGAAGAGGAAGAAATGTCGGAAAACATGGATGACCTCCGCGATATTCTGGAAAACTTACTAACGCTTTCCCACGACCAAGAACGCGTAATGAAGGATTTTAGAGGCGTTTCTTTGCAAGACCCACGCTTTATTAAGCTGGCACAAGAGCAACTCAAACTGCAAGATGATGCAAAAATTATTGAAGACAGTCTTTACGCTTTAGCTAAACGGGTTCTGCAAATTCAATCTTTTGTTACCAGAGAGCTAAATAGCATGAAGTCTTATATGGATGAAAGTGCTAAATACATTAAGGAGCGTCGGTTGAATACTGCAACGAGTAAGCAACAATTTGCCATGACTTCCATCAATAATTTGGCTCTGATGCTCAGTGATGTATTTAAGCAGATGCAACAGCAAATGAGCCAGGCTTCACAGTCAGGCACGGGTAAAGGCAAAAGCAAGAAGAAAGGCTCGGGAAATAAGCCAAGCATGAGCAAAATGCAGCAAGAGATGAATGAACGCATGAAGCAAATGACGCAAGGCGGAAAAGGAGGACGAGGCTTATCCGAGGAGCTTTCGCGCTTGGCCGCTGAGCAGGCCATGATTCGTAAGATGCTAAAGGAAATTCAGGATGCCCAGAAAGGAACCGAGATGGGCAAAAAGATGAATGGTGAACTCCAGGAGTTAATGGAAAAAATGGACGAAACGGAAACTGATCTTGTTAATAAACGAGTGAATCAGAAGACACTAAATCGGCAGCAAGATGTTTTAACCCGTCTCTTGGAATCTGAAAAAGCCATGAAGGAGCAGGAAGAAGACATGCAGCGGAAATCAGAAACGGCCAAACCAGTTTTCCGTAAACCTCCTCCGCAGTTCGAAAATTTAGTTAAAGATCGCCAGCGGCAGGTTGAACTTCTGCGTTCTGTCCCGCCTAGTTTGACGCCGTTTTACAAACGAGAGGTTGATTCATATCTGAAAAAGTTACGGTAA
- the mnmG gene encoding tRNA uridine-5-carboxymethylaminomethyl(34) synthesis enzyme MnmG: MFEQYDVIVVGAGHAGCEAATAAANMGSSVLLITMNMQTIAQMSCNPAMGGVAKGQIVREIDALGGQSGIISDKSMIQFRMLNRSKGPAMWSPRCQSDRMLFAAEWRQTLEQTANVDIWQDSATEVLVKEGRVLGVKTSMGLEIRSKAVVLTNGTFLNGRIFIGEKIFGGGRTAEKAATGLTEQLISLGFESGRMKTGTPPRVDGRSLNYAKMEEQLGDEQPSKFSYLDTAPLQKQRSCWITYTNEEVHEILRTGFEKSPMFTGRIKGLGPRYCPSVEDKINRFADKDRHQIFVEPEGWDTVEVYVNGFSTSLPEDVQFKALRKIQGFENAKMFRPGYAVEYDFFPPTQLKSTLETHLVGGLFFAGQINGTTGYEEAACQGLMAGINAHNVTHELPEFTLKRSEAYIGVLIDDLITKGTEEPYRMFTSRAEYRTLLRQDNADLRLTEKGYGIGLASQERYDRMVEKKAQITSILGEIKQMRVLPEEVNGLLESFGKAPLREKTSVYNLLKRPEISFDELPLVSKSVADYLQNFDKEAVEEAIISVKYESYVEKEQLNVEKMEKLENLSIHPEFDYNRLAALSHEGREKLKRMRPQTIGQASRISGVSPSDISILMVYLGR, encoded by the coding sequence ATGTTTGAACAATATGATGTAATTGTAGTAGGAGCCGGACATGCTGGTTGCGAAGCGGCTACGGCCGCAGCCAATATGGGGTCATCGGTACTACTGATTACAATGAATATGCAGACCATTGCCCAGATGTCATGTAATCCAGCTATGGGTGGTGTAGCCAAAGGACAAATCGTGCGGGAGATTGATGCTCTTGGTGGGCAGTCCGGAATTATTAGTGATAAATCAATGATTCAGTTCCGGATGCTTAATCGTTCCAAAGGACCAGCTATGTGGAGTCCAAGGTGCCAAAGTGACCGAATGCTATTTGCAGCCGAATGGCGCCAGACTCTGGAACAAACAGCTAATGTGGACATATGGCAGGATAGCGCAACTGAAGTGCTGGTTAAAGAAGGACGAGTACTAGGCGTAAAGACAAGCATGGGCCTTGAAATTCGGTCTAAAGCTGTGGTTTTAACGAATGGTACCTTCCTGAACGGTAGAATTTTCATTGGTGAAAAAATATTTGGAGGTGGGCGTACAGCGGAAAAAGCCGCCACTGGTCTAACGGAGCAACTCATTTCGTTAGGCTTTGAATCAGGTCGCATGAAAACAGGAACGCCGCCGCGCGTCGATGGCCGGAGCCTGAACTATGCTAAGATGGAAGAGCAGTTGGGAGATGAGCAGCCGAGTAAGTTTTCTTACCTGGATACCGCACCCCTTCAAAAACAACGAAGCTGCTGGATCACGTATACGAACGAAGAAGTGCACGAAATTCTACGCACTGGCTTCGAAAAATCGCCCATGTTTACAGGCCGTATCAAAGGCTTAGGCCCGCGCTATTGCCCGTCTGTCGAAGATAAAATCAACCGTTTTGCGGATAAAGATCGCCACCAGATTTTTGTGGAGCCAGAAGGATGGGATACGGTAGAGGTCTATGTCAATGGCTTTTCAACTTCGTTGCCTGAAGACGTTCAATTCAAAGCGCTCAGAAAAATACAGGGCTTTGAAAATGCAAAAATGTTTCGTCCTGGCTATGCAGTTGAATACGACTTTTTCCCCCCCACGCAGCTAAAGTCCACGCTGGAAACTCACCTGGTAGGCGGGTTGTTTTTTGCGGGTCAAATCAACGGAACTACGGGTTACGAAGAAGCAGCCTGCCAAGGCTTAATGGCTGGAATCAATGCGCATAACGTTACGCATGAGTTACCAGAATTTACCTTGAAGCGTTCTGAAGCGTATATTGGCGTTTTGATTGATGACCTTATCACCAAAGGCACTGAAGAACCGTACAGGATGTTTACCTCACGAGCGGAATACCGCACGCTGCTTCGGCAGGACAACGCTGATCTTCGGCTAACAGAAAAGGGCTACGGAATTGGACTGGCAAGCCAGGAACGTTATGATCGAATGGTAGAAAAGAAAGCCCAAATAACATCTATCCTTGGTGAGATAAAGCAGATGCGGGTTTTACCGGAAGAGGTTAATGGCTTGCTTGAATCCTTTGGAAAAGCACCGCTGCGTGAAAAAACATCCGTGTATAATTTGTTGAAACGCCCGGAAATTAGCTTTGATGAATTACCCCTGGTTAGTAAATCCGTAGCTGATTACTTGCAAAATTTCGACAAGGAAGCCGTTGAGGAAGCAATCATTTCGGTGAAGTATGAGAGCTATGTGGAGAAAGAACAGCTAAATGTGGAAAAGATGGAGAAGCTGGAAAACCTGTCCATTCATCCAGAATTTGACTATAATCGACTGGCTGCCCTTTCACACGAAGGGCGGGAAAAACTGAAAAGAATGCGTCCCCAAACAATTGGACAAGCTTCCCGAATCAGTGGAGTTAGCCCTTCCGATATTTCCATTCTGATGGTATACTTAGGCCGATAA
- a CDS encoding class I SAM-dependent methyltransferase gives MTLERVTTCPVCGSTNFSDWTACQDNLVSGETFTIQQCNECKFKLTNPRPDAASIGRYYESDQYISHSDTKEGLLSRLYHSVRKITLQQKVDLINSLQPNKGRLLDIGCGSGYFVAASQKAGWEIAGMEPDTNARAQATQRTGKKIASSIDELAAEKPFDVITLWHVLEHVHDLPTTMSWLRDHSKKGSNLVIAVPNYLSWDSKQYNQQWAAYDVPRHLYHFAPDTLKKLLSKYGFQVNEQRPMLFDAFYVNLLSTKYRDGKSAYFESFWNGIRSNWDAYQNGGNYSSLIYVAQVK, from the coding sequence ATGACCCTTGAACGCGTAACAACTTGCCCGGTTTGTGGCTCAACTAATTTTTCTGATTGGACTGCCTGTCAAGATAACCTGGTTTCTGGAGAAACTTTCACGATTCAGCAGTGTAATGAATGCAAGTTCAAACTGACGAATCCTCGTCCAGACGCAGCTTCCATTGGTCGTTATTACGAATCTGATCAGTACATTTCACACAGTGATACCAAGGAAGGATTACTGAGCCGTCTGTATCATTCCGTGCGCAAGATAACCTTGCAGCAGAAAGTAGATCTTATCAACAGTCTCCAGCCCAACAAAGGCAGACTGCTCGATATCGGTTGTGGTTCGGGCTATTTTGTGGCGGCCAGTCAGAAGGCAGGCTGGGAGATCGCTGGCATGGAGCCGGATACCAACGCACGGGCGCAGGCTACGCAGCGAACAGGAAAAAAAATCGCTTCTTCTATTGATGAATTAGCAGCCGAAAAACCATTTGACGTGATTACTCTTTGGCACGTTTTGGAGCACGTTCATGACTTGCCAACAACGATGAGTTGGCTACGCGACCACAGCAAAAAAGGAAGCAACCTGGTTATCGCAGTTCCAAATTACCTTTCCTGGGATTCAAAACAATACAACCAGCAATGGGCAGCTTATGACGTTCCTCGCCATCTTTATCATTTTGCTCCCGATACCCTGAAGAAGTTACTTTCCAAATATGGCTTTCAGGTAAATGAACAGCGGCCTATGCTCTTCGATGCCTTTTACGTCAACCTCCTTAGTACAAAATACCGGGACGGAAAATCAGCTTATTTTGAAAGTTTTTGGAATGGGATACGTTCTAACTGGGATGCTTATCAAAATGGCGGTAATTATTCGAGCCTGATTTATGTCGCTCAGGTGAAATAA